A single Phycisphaerae bacterium DNA region contains:
- a CDS encoding LacI family transcriptional regulator, with product MTTGKRETVGIREVARRCGVSPATVSLAFSGKRPVSDPVRRRIIEVAKALHYEPNQWARNMIRGRTHVIGFVTDTLTNPFTAFVTERLEAEAREYGYQVWPAITGGSREQGERYVGRFRRMRVDGMVITTRSISGEQIRELIDLGMPVAHPLRAVPGCNSNPVRVDFAQGIRLVMEYLHGLGHRRIAFIAGPQDDRTSVERLEAYRRCAYELGTADDPRLTVMGGEGPGYGAAACRELLEREVAFSAVVSSNDNMAFEAIGTLAGCGRRAPQDVSVTGFDDVPACDLWQPRLTSVSFDASEIARETIAQLIRQIEDETPIQTRGITPQLVVRDSCAEPNPRYL from the coding sequence ATGACAACCGGGAAGCGCGAGACGGTGGGCATTCGGGAGGTGGCGCGTCGGTGCGGGGTGTCACCGGCGACGGTGTCGCTGGCGTTTTCGGGGAAGCGTCCGGTGAGCGACCCGGTTCGGCGTCGGATCATCGAGGTGGCCAAGGCTTTGCACTACGAGCCGAACCAGTGGGCGCGGAACATGATCCGGGGCCGGACTCACGTGATCGGGTTTGTGACCGACACGTTGACCAACCCGTTCACGGCGTTCGTGACCGAGCGGCTGGAGGCTGAGGCGCGGGAGTACGGTTATCAGGTCTGGCCGGCGATTACGGGAGGCTCTCGGGAGCAGGGGGAGCGGTACGTGGGGCGGTTTCGGCGGATGCGGGTTGACGGGATGGTGATCACCACGCGGTCGATCAGCGGCGAGCAGATTCGGGAGTTGATCGACCTTGGGATGCCGGTGGCGCATCCGCTCCGCGCGGTTCCCGGCTGCAATTCAAATCCGGTTCGCGTGGATTTCGCTCAGGGGATTCGGCTGGTGATGGAGTACCTTCACGGCCTGGGTCATCGTCGGATCGCGTTTATCGCCGGTCCGCAGGACGATCGGACGAGTGTGGAGCGGCTTGAGGCGTACCGGCGGTGCGCGTATGAGTTGGGGACGGCGGACGATCCGCGGCTGACGGTGATGGGCGGCGAGGGTCCGGGCTACGGGGCGGCGGCCTGCCGGGAGCTTCTGGAGCGTGAGGTCGCGTTCAGCGCCGTCGTTTCCTCGAACGACAACATGGCGTTCGAGGCGATCGGCACGCTGGCGGGGTGCGGGCGTCGTGCGCCGCAGGACGTGTCGGTGACGGGGTTCGACGACGTTCCGGCGTGTGACTTGTGGCAGCCGCGGCTGACGTCGGTGTCGTTCGACGCGAGCGAGATCGCGCGGGAGACGATCGCGCAGTTGATCCGTCAGATCGAGGATGAGACGCCGATCCAAACCCGAGGCATCACACCGCAGCTTGTTGTTCGGGATTCGTGCGCCGAGCCGAACCCGCGGTATTTGTGA
- a CDS encoding 2-hydroxyacid dehydrogenase, which produces MRAAVYDSKPYTRQFFDETPGSDQADWRFIEAKLDRDSAWSAKDCQAACVFVNCVANRPVLEVLAQLGVSLIALRSAGYNNVDLDAARNLGLDVVRVPAYSPEAVAEHTLGLLLALNRRIHRAYNRVREQNFALTGLMGFNLEGKTVGVIGTGRIGKTFIELLCGFKVRVLAYDVKPDQHWAEKRGVRYVPLNELLSGSDVISLHAPLTPETHHIINAQTIDRMKNGAYLINTSRGKLIDTTPLIEALKSGKLGGVALDVYEEEENVFSRDLSDQVLQDDELARLLTFPNVLITAHQAFFTREALAQITRTTVDNVLRFASDQPYLEGTVLVEAQSQVRA; this is translated from the coding sequence ATCCGAGCAGCCGTTTACGACAGCAAACCGTACACCCGGCAATTCTTCGACGAAACGCCTGGAAGCGACCAAGCCGACTGGCGATTCATCGAAGCCAAACTCGACCGCGACAGCGCCTGGTCGGCCAAGGACTGCCAGGCCGCCTGCGTCTTCGTCAACTGCGTCGCCAACCGGCCGGTGCTGGAAGTGCTGGCGCAACTGGGAGTTAGCCTGATCGCCCTGCGATCAGCCGGCTACAACAACGTCGATCTCGACGCCGCCAGAAACCTGGGCCTGGACGTCGTGCGGGTGCCCGCCTACTCGCCCGAGGCGGTGGCCGAGCACACCCTCGGCCTGCTGTTGGCCCTCAATCGCCGGATCCACCGCGCCTACAACCGCGTCCGCGAACAGAACTTCGCCCTGACCGGCCTGATGGGCTTCAACCTCGAAGGCAAGACGGTCGGCGTGATCGGAACCGGACGCATCGGCAAGACCTTCATCGAGCTGCTCTGCGGCTTTAAGGTCCGCGTGCTGGCCTACGACGTCAAACCGGACCAGCACTGGGCCGAAAAACGCGGCGTGCGATACGTGCCGCTCAATGAGCTGCTCAGCGGCTCCGACGTGATCAGCCTGCACGCCCCGCTGACCCCGGAAACCCACCACATCATCAACGCACAAACGATCGACCGCATGAAGAACGGGGCCTACCTGATCAACACCTCGCGAGGCAAGCTGATCGACACCACGCCGCTGATCGAGGCCCTCAAAAGCGGCAAACTCGGCGGCGTCGCCCTCGACGTCTACGAGGAAGAAGAAAACGTCTTCTCCCGCGACCTGTCCGACCAGGTGCTCCAGGACGACGAACTGGCCCGCCTCCTGACTTTCCCCAACGTCCTGATCACCGCCCACCAGGCGTTCTTCACCCGCGAAGCCCTCGCCCAGATCACCAGGACCACCGTGGACAACGTCCTGCGCTTCGCCTCGGACCAGCCCTACCTGGAAGGAACCGTCCTGGTCGAGGCCCAAAGCCAGGTGAGGGCATGA
- a CDS encoding type II secretion system protein, with protein sequence MKKQGNARHHRSFTLIELLVVIAIMALLMAIIVPTVGKARESARKMLCGTNLRSIGQAIQAYLGENHSFYPPMAPMPTIEAVSNPLNPRPAMSEILSPHVSGQTEVFRCPSDSIRDADMASGAEPETVYYKWQGTSYEPRPGLSVVSTEGYWMLSQENRALWQSEIGELSELIDNAARIELVREFEAFHGETNDDDMNWQVLFADFHVDALATMDQP encoded by the coding sequence ATGAAGAAACAAGGAAACGCCAGACACCACCGGAGCTTTACGCTGATTGAGCTCCTGGTCGTCATCGCGATCATGGCGCTGCTGATGGCGATCATCGTGCCGACCGTCGGCAAGGCCCGCGAGTCGGCCAGAAAGATGCTCTGCGGCACCAACCTGCGGTCGATCGGCCAAGCCATCCAGGCGTACCTGGGCGAAAACCACTCGTTCTATCCGCCGATGGCCCCGATGCCGACGATCGAGGCGGTGAGCAACCCCCTGAACCCGCGGCCGGCGATGTCGGAAATCCTCTCGCCCCACGTTTCGGGGCAGACCGAGGTCTTCCGATGCCCCTCCGACTCCATTCGCGATGCGGATATGGCGTCTGGGGCCGAACCGGAGACCGTCTACTACAAGTGGCAAGGCACCAGCTACGAGCCGCGTCCGGGTCTTTCGGTGGTCAGCACCGAGGGCTACTGGATGTTGAGCCAGGAGAACCGCGCCCTGTGGCAAAGCGAAATCGGCGAGCTGTCCGAGCTGATCGACAACGCCGCCCGGATCGAGCTGGTCCGCGAGTTCGAAGCGTTTCACGGGGAAACCAACGACGACGACATGAATTGGCAGGTGCTGTTCGCGGACTTCCACGTCGACGCCCTCGCGACGATGGATCAACCCTGA
- a CDS encoding NAD(P)-dependent glycerol-3-phosphate dehydrogenase, translating to MRISVIGDGAMATVCSVLLQKAGHRVTLWSAFPDYARQLDQERENVKYLPGFSIPPEVTITADAERAFRSPQVVVNAVPCQYMRRVWEKLAASADQSALYVSVTKGIENETLLRPTQILQELLGTVRMAVLSGPSIAREVARGLPASLVAASDDLADAQIVQKLFSSERLRIYTNRDVVGVELAGAMKNVIALAAGVIDGINAGDNAKAALLTRGLVEITRLGVALGAGQQTFSGLAGLGDLVTTCISPHGRNRTLGELIGKGMTLEQACGTMNSVVEGVATTRSMVALARQHRVEMPITEAVHRVIFEGQSPGQAITELMVREPKGEFQNLSA from the coding sequence ATGAGGATCTCAGTGATCGGCGACGGGGCGATGGCCACCGTCTGTTCCGTTCTGCTGCAGAAGGCCGGCCATCGGGTGACCCTCTGGTCGGCGTTCCCCGACTACGCCCGCCAGCTCGACCAGGAGCGGGAAAACGTCAAGTACCTGCCGGGCTTCAGCATCCCTCCGGAGGTGACGATCACCGCCGACGCGGAGCGGGCCTTCCGCTCGCCGCAGGTCGTGGTCAACGCCGTGCCCTGCCAGTACATGCGCCGCGTGTGGGAGAAGCTGGCCGCCTCAGCGGACCAATCGGCGCTGTACGTATCGGTGACCAAGGGCATCGAAAACGAGACGCTGCTTCGCCCGACGCAGATACTCCAGGAGCTGCTGGGAACGGTGCGGATGGCTGTGCTTTCCGGGCCGTCGATCGCCCGCGAGGTGGCCCGCGGATTGCCCGCGAGCCTGGTGGCGGCCTCGGACGACCTGGCCGACGCCCAGATCGTCCAGAAGCTCTTCTCGTCGGAACGCCTGCGGATCTACACGAACCGCGACGTGGTCGGCGTGGAACTGGCCGGAGCGATGAAGAACGTGATCGCCCTGGCCGCTGGCGTGATCGACGGGATCAACGCGGGCGACAACGCCAAAGCGGCGCTGCTGACCCGCGGACTGGTGGAGATCACCCGGCTGGGAGTCGCCCTGGGGGCGGGACAGCAGACCTTCTCGGGTCTGGCCGGATTGGGCGATCTGGTCACCACCTGCATCTCGCCTCACGGCCGCAACCGCACGTTGGGCGAACTGATCGGCAAGGGCATGACCCTCGAGCAGGCCTGCGGGACGATGAACTCGGTCGTCGAGGGCGTGGCCACCACCCGCAGCATGGTCGCCCTGGCCCGCCAACACCGGGTCGAAATGCCCATCACCGAAGCTGTGCACCGCGTGATCTTCGAGGGCCAGTCGCCCGGCCAGGCCATTACCGAACTGATGGTCCGCGAACCGAAGGGGGAATTCCAGAACCTTAGCGCCTGA
- a CDS encoding OmpA family protein: protein MNQRFAFVLRASGALALLLFLTGGCVSLDKYRQLEFAERNCQAERERLSGELATCQVQNRDLQNKIDEIQADLTNKNQMIRALQGDAQTAQQTMQQMVSAYEQLANSIPRPGATVALPAELDTALKEFAAKYPDMVQYDSERGVVKFGTDLLFDLGSADVRSDKMDELRELAGIITSPAAQGFDVVVVGHTDNLPIVKAATKAKFPTNWHLSAARAIGVMDELTNGGVSSERVGIMGYGEFRPAVPNTSSENRQQNRRVEVYLVPEYAVGAEASEAAEAAKVQPAAPAVEK, encoded by the coding sequence ATGAACCAGAGATTTGCCTTCGTCCTGCGGGCCTCCGGGGCCCTGGCCTTGCTGCTGTTCCTGACCGGCGGGTGCGTCTCCCTCGACAAGTACCGTCAGCTCGAATTCGCCGAGCGCAACTGCCAGGCCGAGCGCGAGCGTCTCAGCGGCGAGTTGGCCACCTGCCAGGTCCAGAACCGCGACCTTCAGAACAAGATCGACGAGATACAAGCCGATCTAACGAACAAGAACCAGATGATCCGGGCCCTCCAGGGCGACGCCCAGACCGCCCAGCAGACCATGCAGCAAATGGTCAGCGCCTACGAGCAACTGGCCAACAGCATTCCCAGACCGGGCGCCACGGTGGCCCTGCCCGCTGAGCTGGATACCGCCCTCAAGGAATTCGCCGCCAAATATCCCGACATGGTCCAGTACGATTCCGAACGCGGCGTGGTCAAGTTCGGAACGGACCTGCTGTTCGACCTGGGCAGCGCCGACGTCCGCAGTGATAAGATGGACGAGCTGAGGGAGCTTGCCGGGATTATCACCTCGCCCGCCGCCCAGGGATTCGACGTGGTGGTGGTCGGCCACACCGACAATCTTCCGATCGTCAAGGCGGCGACCAAGGCCAAATTCCCGACCAACTGGCACCTTTCGGCCGCCCGGGCGATCGGCGTGATGGACGAACTGACCAACGGCGGCGTCAGCTCGGAACGCGTCGGCATCATGGGCTACGGTGAGTTCCGGCCGGCCGTGCCGAACACGAGTTCCGAGAACCGTCAGCAGAACCGCCGGGTCGAGGTCTACCTCGTACCCGAGTACGCGGTCGGCGCCGAGGCGTCCGAAGCCGCTGAGGCGGCCAAGGTTCAGCCCGCGGCACCCGCTGTGGAGAAATAG
- a CDS encoding glycosyltransferase has product MRVLMLGWEFPPFISGGLGTACYGLTKAMSGLGIEVVFVLPKPIPSEYSSHVRLVAPQPGSPLAVSEEVYQLEEFKHVKFRTIRAGIQPYQTPEEYERSVKEETQRQTKLKRVQQASAQGASTNGKPQSAPAPAPGATQGFIGGGAHYAGDLFGEVERYARLVSQIAGQEQFDVVHAHDWMTYPAGLAVAAISGKPLIVHVHSTEFDRSGENVHQRIYDMERQGMHGADRIIAVSYLTKRIITTRYGINEDKVNVVYNAIDLPAARQPTEFEHIRKDEKIVLFLGRVTMQKGPEYFLAAAKKVLDVTENVRFVMAGSGDMIRRIIELAAEMGIGHKVLFTGFLRGKDVERIYRMADLYVMPSVSEPFGIAPLEALSHDVPVIVSKQSGVSEVLQNVLKVDFWDVNEMANKIIAVLKHPPLHSTLREQGSFEVRKLSWKDAASGCLEIYNSVTGAPETVESR; this is encoded by the coding sequence ATGAGAGTCCTGATGTTGGGCTGGGAATTCCCTCCGTTCATCAGCGGAGGGCTGGGAACCGCCTGCTACGGTCTGACCAAGGCGATGAGCGGCTTGGGGATCGAAGTGGTGTTCGTGCTCCCAAAGCCCATTCCCAGCGAGTATTCCAGCCACGTTCGCCTGGTGGCCCCTCAGCCGGGGTCGCCTCTGGCGGTCAGCGAAGAGGTCTACCAGCTCGAAGAGTTCAAGCACGTCAAGTTCCGGACGATCCGAGCGGGCATCCAGCCCTACCAGACCCCGGAGGAATATGAGCGTTCGGTCAAGGAAGAGACCCAGCGGCAGACGAAGCTCAAGCGGGTCCAGCAGGCATCGGCACAAGGGGCCTCGACCAACGGCAAGCCCCAGTCGGCCCCCGCGCCGGCGCCCGGGGCAACCCAGGGCTTTATCGGCGGCGGCGCCCACTACGCGGGCGATTTGTTCGGCGAGGTTGAGCGGTACGCCCGCCTGGTCAGCCAGATCGCCGGCCAGGAGCAGTTTGACGTCGTCCACGCCCACGACTGGATGACCTACCCAGCGGGCCTGGCGGTGGCCGCCATCTCCGGCAAGCCGCTGATCGTCCATGTCCACTCGACCGAGTTTGACCGGTCCGGGGAGAACGTCCACCAGCGGATCTACGACATGGAGCGCCAGGGCATGCACGGGGCCGACCGGATCATCGCGGTCAGCTACCTGACCAAGCGCATCATCACCACCCGATATGGCATTAACGAAGATAAAGTCAATGTAGTTTATAACGCCATCGATCTGCCCGCAGCCCGTCAGCCGACGGAGTTCGAGCACATCCGCAAGGATGAAAAGATCGTTCTGTTCCTCGGCCGGGTCACGATGCAGAAGGGGCCGGAGTACTTCCTCGCCGCCGCCAAGAAGGTTCTCGACGTGACGGAGAATGTCCGTTTCGTCATGGCCGGCAGCGGCGACATGATCCGCCGGATCATCGAACTGGCCGCCGAGATGGGAATCGGCCACAAGGTCCTGTTCACCGGCTTCCTGCGGGGCAAGGACGTCGAACGAATCTACCGGATGGCCGACCTCTACGTGATGCCCAGCGTCTCCGAGCCCTTCGGGATCGCCCCGCTCGAGGCCCTGTCGCACGACGTGCCGGTCATCGTCTCCAAGCAATCGGGGGTCTCCGAGGTCCTTCAGAACGTGCTGAAGGTGGATTTCTGGGATGTCAATGAGATGGCCAACAAGATCATCGCCGTCCTGAAGCATCCCCCGCTGCACAGCACGCTTCGCGAACAGGGCAGTTTTGAGGTCCGCAAGCTGTCGTGGAAAGACGCCGCCAGCGGCTGCCTCGAGATCTATAACAGCGTGACCGGCGCGCCCGAAACCGTCGAAAGCCGCTGA
- a CDS encoding polysaccharide deacetylase family protein, with the protein MASVCFYFQVHQPNRLRRYSVFDSDPGYFDDYKNAEICRKVANKCYLPANRLLLDLIRAHGGQFRIAYSLTGVVVEQFEKYHPEVMDSFKELADTGCVEFLAETYYHSLSFLYSREEFAEQVNLHRQMIREKFGQYPKVFRNTELIYNNELAHLVTQMGFSAVVCEGADHILGLRSPNFLYRPPKCPEVTLLLKNYRLSDDIAFRFSNREWKEWPLTAEKFAQWVNQVNGNGYVVNLFMDYETLGEHQWADTGIFDFMRHLPQEVLRYGTNDFKTPSEVIAAHPVSAELDIPHTISWADTERDLSAWLGNAMQSNALHELYRLEPQVKAAGDPGILADWRKLQTSDHFYYMCTKYFSDGDVHKYFNPYESPYDSYINFMNVLDNIRYRIRQLQSPEPHEVGALPFSTPSSRTATAWNR; encoded by the coding sequence ATGGCATCGGTCTGTTTCTATTTTCAGGTCCATCAACCGAACCGCTTGCGTCGGTACAGCGTGTTCGACAGCGACCCGGGCTACTTCGATGACTATAAGAACGCGGAGATCTGCCGCAAGGTCGCCAATAAGTGTTATCTGCCGGCGAATCGCCTGCTCCTGGATCTGATCCGGGCTCACGGCGGGCAGTTCCGCATCGCGTATTCGTTGACCGGGGTGGTGGTTGAGCAATTCGAGAAGTACCACCCGGAGGTCATGGACTCGTTCAAGGAACTGGCCGATACCGGCTGCGTCGAGTTCCTGGCTGAGACCTACTATCACAGCCTTTCGTTCCTCTACAGCCGCGAGGAGTTCGCGGAGCAGGTCAATCTGCATCGCCAGATGATCCGCGAGAAGTTCGGCCAGTACCCGAAGGTGTTCCGGAACACCGAGCTGATCTACAACAACGAGCTGGCCCACCTGGTCACGCAGATGGGGTTCAGCGCGGTTGTCTGCGAAGGGGCCGATCACATCCTGGGTCTGCGGTCGCCGAATTTTCTGTACCGCCCGCCCAAGTGCCCGGAAGTGACGCTGCTGCTGAAGAACTACCGTCTCAGCGACGACATCGCGTTCCGGTTCAGCAACCGCGAGTGGAAGGAATGGCCGCTGACCGCTGAGAAGTTCGCCCAGTGGGTCAACCAGGTCAACGGCAACGGCTACGTGGTGAACCTGTTCATGGACTACGAGACCCTGGGCGAGCACCAGTGGGCCGACACGGGCATTTTCGACTTCATGCGCCACCTGCCGCAGGAGGTTCTGAGATACGGGACCAATGACTTCAAGACGCCTTCCGAGGTGATCGCGGCGCACCCGGTCTCGGCGGAGCTGGACATTCCGCACACCATCAGTTGGGCCGATACCGAGCGCGACCTGTCGGCGTGGCTGGGCAACGCAATGCAGTCGAACGCGTTGCACGAGCTGTACCGGCTCGAGCCGCAGGTCAAAGCCGCCGGCGACCCGGGCATCCTGGCCGACTGGCGCAAGCTCCAGACCTCCGACCACTTCTACTACATGTGCACCAAGTACTTCTCGGACGGCGACGTGCACAAGTACTTCAACCCGTACGAATCGCCGTACGACTCGTACATCAACTTCATGAACGTTCTGGACAACATCCGCTACCGGATCCGCCAGCTTCAGTCGCCCGAGCCGCACGAGGTGGGAGCACTGCCGTTTTCGACCCCTTCGTCGCGAACGGCGACGGCATGGAATAGATGA